The Dermacentor albipictus isolate Rhodes 1998 colony chromosome 2, USDA_Dalb.pri_finalv2, whole genome shotgun sequence genome has a segment encoding these proteins:
- the LOC135918460 gene encoding uncharacterized protein → MAQQDIQGQTHHDDCVSTQDGCYIWEQYIYVLSPRTFDSPALLKDIRQLSPDMQTYSLESFHSVLNGYAPKSIAYTYQGMKARTLIAALHVNENANREQATTKDGTQPWHSKTSKARHIMMTVCPLKMAVTFGKFCVTSVFQLAVLLYKCSTKLRLTLHLQAIHKLMLQGAEHCRLWQNNLFSRGVVIESGERHALHSLHIQASCNTF, encoded by the exons ATGGCACAGCAAGACATTCAAGGCCAGACACATCATGATGACTGTGTGTCCACTCAAGATGGCTGTTACATTTG GGAACAATACATATATGTCCTATCTCCTCGCACATTCGACTCTCCAGCGCTTCTGAAAGACATACGACAGCTCTCGCCAGACATGCAGACATACAGCCTGGAATCTTTCCATAGTGTCCTGAACGGCTATGCTCCTAAATCTATCGCATACACATATCAAGGAATGAAGGCTCG AACACTGATTGCTGCCCTTCATGTCAACGAAAATGCCAACAGAGAGCAAGCAACAACAAAGGATGGAACACAGCCATGGCACAGCAAGACATCCAAGGCCAGACACATCATGATGACCGTGTGTCCACTCAAGATGGCTGTTACATTTGGCAAGTTCTGTGTCACATCTGTCTTTCAGTTAGCAGTGCTGCTCTACAAGTGCTCAACAAAACTACGCCTCACGTTGCATTTACAAGCAATTCACAAGCTAATGTTGCAAGGAGCAGAGCACTGCAGATTGTGGCAGAACAATCTTTTTTCTCGTGGGGTGGTTATAGAGTCCGGAGAGCGGCATGCACTGCATTCGTTGCATATTCAAGCATCGTGCAACACTTTTTGA